The following DNA comes from Papaver somniferum cultivar HN1 chromosome 4, ASM357369v1, whole genome shotgun sequence.
TAGACATCAAGGGTGTATTTTGTTGAAAGGAATTGTTCATGATATAGTGAATGATGAGGTGTTTATGGCTAAAGTTAGATGTCAAGCGGTAAACTTTGTAACAGAGATATTGAAACGTATAGTTGCTGATATGGTTGAAATTAAACATCAAGAGGTTAAAAGCACTAGAGTTGTAAAAGAGCAAGTGAATGAACCGGAAATCATGAATCCTGTTATAAACACTGAAGTTGTAAAAGAGAAAGTGAAGGAACCGGAATTCATGATTCCGGTTAAAAGCACTGGGGCTATTGCTACATTGAAAGAAAAGGTGGATATTGCACTGGGATATTCACTTGTTCAAATGATGGTTCTATTATATATGATTGCGTTGTACATAGAATATTGTCTTCAAACAGCCGTATTTGTACTGAAGACAGTGAAGAAGAGGTatcttgctgttttttttttcttttttttgaatttcCCTTTCCAAAGTTTGTGTGCCTAGGAAACCCATACATTTGAAAATCCATGACTTGTTGTTCGTTCACATTCGATGAGAGCGTTTTATTATATGACACTGATCTAATACTTGATTTTATGCAGGTGGATAGATGTGGAAATAAAGACATCAGATTAGGTCCTTGGGAATTTCGGAACATCGAATAGCAAGTTCAGGCAAGACGAAACCATGAATAGTAAGGTAAAGTCATTTTTCCCCACTTTTTTACATCTTGGAAAAAAGTATGGACAGATGATCTTCCCTCTTTTGTTGTTAGGGAGGATGAAAAATACATAATCACATTTTAAATATGTCCAAACCTTTAAAGTATATGAAAACCAATCTTATGGGATGCCTGTCATTTTAACCTATATTTGTGTTGATCTTGTATTTATCCAAATGAATTTTAATGGTCTTGGTGTGTGATCGAGATTTTTTTGCTTGGATATACCATTCATGTCCCTTTTCGTAAATTCTTAGAAACAAGACATCTTTTTTGAAATTGGTACTGTAAGAAAATTATATTGGTTTGTGTATGATCCAACAATGTGTAAGGAATCCTAGATCAGTTTAAGTGTTCCATCTCTCCAGGTCCAGGGTCTACACTTGAGTTGAAAATTCAGGGTCTACACTTGATACTAGCAGAATGGTATCACCAGTCAGAGCAACATAGAACGTTGAAGGAATGTTTGTCTCCATAGTAGACTGTTCATTTTTTAGAACGACATATCCTTTAAAATGGCGAACTTTCTTTTCTTCACCACTATGCTTAGATCCGTCAGAGAGTGTGGAGACCATCCTCCATGAATGAGTTGAGTTATTGAATTGTTGAAAAACAAgttaaatctataaacaaatggTCAACAATGAGAACAGAATAAGGGAAGATACGCACAGGATTCACCATTGTTGACCTTATTCAAGACGATGCCATAGTTGAAGAGGTAagagagaaaaatgtgttgaagtcGTTATAAACAATGTTGTTGCTTATAACGCTGCGCTAAATTTGCTTATGTGGAAAAGGAGAAGATTATATTGTACCTCTACTCTGCACATTGATCTAATGATTGAGAAGTTGTTTGAATTACCTCAGATGAAAAATGCTCGTCTAAAATTGACGAAAGTAGTTAACAACATGTACTTGCATGGTAACATATTTGCTAGTGAGAGCTTTACAAAGAGAGAGTCGATTCGTGACAGAAACACTCGATCCACTACTGCAAACCCCAGCATCTTTGGGAGAATGGTCTTGCTTTCTCTAATACACTTGGATCAGTTGGAGAGTATTGTCGTGGGTTGAGACTGCACCTGAGTATAGTTCTTTGATTCTTAAGAAGTGGTTAAATCGGCAAACAAAACGGTCTTTCTTTGGCTAATCAACGAAATGGTTAAATACGAATCCACTACTTTAAGTATGTTTGTTTACTGTTAAAAATACAAATTAATTTGTGATTattattctagaataatcttgaAGTTCCCTAGACTAGGTAAAGCCCAAtacattctagagtttttgggcctctagagtcttctttttagtcacatgtaatctagagaattctttctctagaattCTCTTAAGGCATAGTAGATCATAGTCTCTAGAATTTTCATTTCTAG
Coding sequences within:
- the LOC113273444 gene encoding uncharacterized protein LOC113273444, encoding MGGRLADRFPFKQILKKSGNNTLEDENVMVNKDTHPEETFAREIVIDEKSVKNKRATMLKEIVRDIVNDKEFMAKVRHQGCILLKGIVHDIVNDEVFMAKVRCQAVNFVTEILKRIVADMVEIKHQEVKSTRVVKEQVNEPEIMNPVINTEVVKEKVKEPEFMIPVKSTGAIATLKEKVDIALGYSLVQMMVLLYMIALYIEYCLQTAVFVLKTVKKRWIDVEIKTSD